The following are from one region of the Jeongeupia sp. USM3 genome:
- the leuD gene encoding 3-isopropylmalate dehydratase small subunit — MKAFTPLNGLVCPLDRANVDTDAIIPKQFLKSIKRSGFGPNLFDEWRYLDHGEPGMDNSARPANPDFVLNFPRYKGAQVLLARDNFGCGSSREHAPWAIDDYGFRVVIAPSFADIFFNNCFKNGLLPIVLPADVVERLFLECEAQDGYRLGVDLEKQRVTTPSGESFAFDVTAHRKHCLLNGLDEIGLTLAHADEIRAFEAKHRETRPWLFV; from the coding sequence ATGAAAGCCTTTACCCCGTTGAATGGCCTGGTTTGCCCGCTCGACCGCGCCAATGTCGATACCGACGCGATCATCCCGAAGCAGTTCCTGAAGTCGATCAAGCGTTCGGGCTTCGGTCCGAACCTGTTCGACGAGTGGCGTTACCTCGACCATGGCGAACCGGGCATGGACAACAGCGCGCGGCCGGCCAACCCGGACTTCGTGCTCAACTTCCCGCGCTACAAAGGTGCGCAGGTGCTGCTGGCGCGGGATAACTTCGGCTGCGGTTCGAGCCGCGAGCACGCGCCGTGGGCGATCGATGACTACGGCTTCCGTGTCGTGATCGCGCCGAGCTTTGCCGACATCTTCTTCAACAACTGCTTCAAGAACGGGCTGCTGCCCATCGTGCTGCCGGCCGATGTCGTCGAGCGGCTGTTCCTGGAGTGCGAGGCGCAGGACGGCTACCGGCTCGGCGTCGACCTCGAAAAGCAGCGTGTGACGACGCCGTCGGGCGAATCGTTCGCTTTCGATGTGACCGCGCACCGCAAGCACTGTCTGCTCAACGGACTTGACGAAATCGGCCTGACGCTGGCGCACGCCGACGAAATCCGGGCCTTCGAGGCGAAGCACCGCGAAACCAGGCCCTGGCTCTTCGTTTAA
- the nagB gene encoding glucosamine-6-phosphate deaminase — protein sequence MILHKFKNQADLDRAAADLFISVVRAKPNAVLGMATGGTPVGLYKEIVKTYQQGLVSFREVTTFNLDEYVGLPVSHPESYRSFMQTNLFDHIDILPENTHVPNGNAADIDAEGRRYDEAIYQQGSVDMQLLGIGGNGHIGFNEPDDELSRFTHKVTLKQATREANKRFFNSIDEVPTHAITMGMGSILHAKAILLVVKGQEKAEILDRTLNGPITTQVPASLLQTHPRVIVMTDCNVTYKVSHS from the coding sequence ATGATCCTGCATAAGTTCAAAAACCAAGCCGATCTCGACCGCGCCGCCGCCGATCTGTTCATCTCCGTCGTTCGCGCCAAGCCCAATGCGGTGCTCGGCATGGCCACCGGCGGCACGCCGGTCGGCCTGTACAAGGAAATCGTCAAGACCTATCAGCAGGGTCTGGTCAGCTTCAGGGAAGTCACGACCTTCAACCTCGACGAATACGTCGGCCTGCCGGTGTCGCATCCGGAGTCGTATCGCAGCTTCATGCAGACGAATCTGTTCGACCATATCGACATCCTGCCGGAAAACACCCATGTTCCGAACGGCAATGCCGCCGACATCGATGCCGAAGGCCGCCGTTACGACGAGGCGATCTATCAGCAGGGCTCGGTCGACATGCAGCTGCTCGGCATCGGTGGCAATGGCCATATCGGCTTCAACGAGCCGGATGACGAGCTGTCGCGCTTCACCCACAAGGTCACGCTGAAGCAAGCCACGCGTGAAGCCAACAAGCGCTTCTTCAACTCGATCGACGAAGTGCCGACGCATGCGATCACCATGGGCATGGGCTCGATCCTGCATGCCAAGGCGATCCTGCTCGTCGTCAAGGGCCAGGAAAAGGCCGAGATACTCGATCGCACGCTGAACGGCCCGATCACCACCCAGGTGCCGGCGTCGCTGCTGCAGACGCACCCGCGCGTGATCGTGATGACCG